The Daucus carota subsp. sativus chromosome 7, DH1 v3.0, whole genome shotgun sequence genome window below encodes:
- the LOC108193971 gene encoding protein NRT1/ PTR FAMILY 3.1 codes for MEITDRKNGSVRRAKGGMITMPFIFANEICEKLAVVGFGANMISYLTLQLNLPLTKAANTLTNFSGTASLTPLLGAFISDAYAGRFWTITIASIIYQIGMICLTISAILPKLRPPPCKGDGQVCQEANSGQLAILYVSLLLTAIGSGGIRPCVVAFGADQFDEKDPKQATATWKFFNWYYFCMGVSMLVAVTVVVYIQDNVGWGWGLGIPTVAMALSIIAFIVGYPLYRNLDPAGSPFTRLVQVSVAAFRKRNLPMVSDPKLLYENQDLDAPISVAGKLLHSKHMTFLDKAAIVTAEDGIKSSSTPNLWKLNTVHRVEELKSIIRMGPIWAAGILLITAYAQQGTFSLQQAKTMDRHLTKSFEIPAGSMSVFTLTSMLATIIFYDRIFVPLTRKLTGTERGISFLTRMGIGFAISVLATFVAGFVEIKRKQVALESGLLDKPHAIIPISAFWLIPQYCLHGIAEAFMSIGHLEFFYDQSPESMRSTAMALFWMAISVGNYISTLLVSLVHKFSQKPDGSNWLPNNNLNRGKLEYFYWLITMLQVGNLIYYLFCARLYTFKPIQVHSTAQDYVEEHEDVELKTHV; via the exons ATGGAAATCACGGATAGGAAAAATGGCTCTGTGAGAAGGGCAAAGGGTGGAATGATCACCATGCCTTTCATCTTTG CAAATGAAATATGTGAGAAATTGGCAGTGGTAGGGTTTGGGGCCAACATGATAAGCTACTTGACCCTGCAGCTCAACTTGCCATTGACAAAAGCTGCTAATACTCTCACCAACTTCAGTGGAACTGCAAGCTTAACTCCTCTGCTCGGTGCATTCATTTCTGATGCATATGCCGGACGCTTCTGGACTATTACTATTGCTTCTATCATCTATCAAATT GGAATGATTTGTCTAACCATATCAGCAATTCTGCCAAAGTTAAGGCCTCCACCATGCAAAGGGGATGGTCAAGTGTGCCAAGAGGCGAATTCTGGGCAACTAGCAATCCTTTATGTATCGCTACTACTGACGGCTATAGGATCAGGGGGGATCCGGCCCTGTGTGGTGGCATTTGGCGCGGATCAGTTTGATGAAAAGGATCCTAAACAAGCGACGGCTACGTGGAAATTCTTCAACTGGTATTATTTCTGCATGGGAGTATCTATGCTAGTTGCTGTGACTGTAGTAGTTTATATACAGGATAATGTTGGATGGGGCTGGGGACTAGGAATTCCAACTGTGGCAATGGCCCTTTCAATTATTGCGTTCATAGTTGGATATCCTCTTTATCGGAATCTGGATCCTGCTGGTAGCCCTTTCACTCGATTGGTACAAGTATCAGTTGCTGCGTTTAGGAAGAGAAATCTGCCTATGGTTTCTGATCCTAAGTTACTCTATGAGAATCAGGATCTTGATGCCCCTATTTCTGTGGCTGGAAAGCTTCTTCACAGCAAACATATGAC GTTTTTGGACAAAGCAGCCATTGTAACTGCAGAAGATGGTATAAAATCCTCATCAACTCCGAATCTCTGGAAACTAAACACGGTGCATAGAGTCGAGGAACTGAAGTCCATAATTAGAATGGGACCTATATGGGCAGCTGGAATCCTTCTAATCACAGCCTATGCTCAACAAGGCACATTTTCCCTCCAACAAGCCAAAACCATGGACAGACACCTCACAAAATCCTTCGAAATCCCAGCAGGCTCCATGTCCGTCTTCACCTTAACTTCCATGCTCGCCACAATCATCTTCTATGACCGCATTTTTGTCCCCCTCACACGTAAACTCACAGGCACTGAGCGTGGAATCTCCTTCCTAACTCGTATGGGAATTGGCTTCGCAATCTCAGTACTAGCAACCTTTGTAGCAGGTTTTGTGGAAATAAAGCGAAAACAAGTAGCCCTCGAGTCCGGACTACTTGACAAGCCTCATGCCATCATCCCCATATCCGCCTTCTGGCTAATACCGCAGTACTGCCTCCATGGGATAGCTGAGGCCTTCATGTCAATAGGCCATCTCGAGTTCTTCTACGATCAGTCACCCGAGAGCATGCGGAGCACAGCTATGGCATTGTTCTGGATGGCCATTTCAGTTGGGAATTATATAAGTACCCTCTTGGTTTCACTGGTTCACAAGTTCAGTCAAAAGCCTGATGGATCAAATTGGCTTCCCAACAATAACTTAAACAGGGGAAAGCTAGAGTACTTTTACTGGTTGATCACAATGCTTCAAGTTGGAAACCTTATATACTACCTTTTCTGTGCAAGATTGTACACTTTTAAACCGATTCAGGTTCACAGTACAGCCCAAGATTATGTGGAGGAGCACGAAGATGTCGAACTGAAGACACACGTCTAG